The Salvelinus fontinalis isolate EN_2023a chromosome 31, ASM2944872v1, whole genome shotgun sequence genome has a window encoding:
- the LOC129830458 gene encoding glutamate receptor-interacting protein 2-like isoform X3: MLCGLRREAKNSSIDDGPYSKGSKDSGGTDHALTSRRRSINKEDYWGMTTLDLIKREGSSLGLTISGGSDKDGKPRVSNLRPGGLAARSDQLNVGDYIKSVNGINLSKLRHDEIISLLKNIGERVVLEVDYELPPFVQNTPTSVIAKTIEVCLYKEGNSFGFVMRGGFHEDWHRSRPLVVTYVRPGGPADREGTLKAGDRVLSIGGMSLNREKHADALTMLMQCSQEALFLIEYDVSLMESVQQASGPLLVEIVNCPAARLGVSLATAVYKNKQVIVIDKIKQASVVERCGALHIGDLILSIDGTSTEHCSVMEATQLLAQTSDIVKLEILPANQSRLPVRPQDTVKVQKSNLHHWEPTANYSHTQHCKTWSSPSHQLTQQDHCKSLVCGGFSPSSTATSGYSSSQGSSTLPCPIPPVAPTSPHSTTHKRCQRSKEHKSSLSLSSSSVGPGGQVVHVETSEVVLRGDPLLGFGVQLQGGVYSTETLSAPPVIRFIEPDSPAERCGLLQVGDRLLLINRIPTENGTLEEANQLLRNAALANKVTLEVEFDVAESVVPSSGTFHVKLPKRRGVELGITISASKRPEKALIISDIRKGSIAHRTGTLEPGDRLLAIDNVRLENCTMEDAMHVLQQAEDMVKLRIQKDEDNADELEMSGSIIYTVELKRYSGPLGITISGTEEPFDPIVISGLTKKGLAERTGAIHIGDRVLAINCVSLKGKPLSEAIHLLQMAGETVTLKIKKRQDESDGQQMSEQAGFLSDTDDELTDSQKTSKHSGVYSATGPSVYSAVSSWDGSGIDTGYGSQGTYLHRAADLTFQPNEWRRTKPTRTHLTSTGLTALTHHSHLYDGRYDEDDWDTAAGYASPPRCHGTLNQENTFWSQALQDLETCGQSEILRDLEASMTGSTLSLYLASQEDSVLQSTISPVKRGPIHDEPKTKGNLQRSNRTRDTPPRGRGETQETALELLKVTLRKDADRGDFGFSVSDGFLDKGIYVSMIRPDGPADQAGLKPYDRILQVNRARARDFDCCLAVSLITEAGDSLDLVISRNSLAQADNGPPQDCEDPSDSLFSFLHYRTNSIAL, translated from the exons GAGTGACCAGCTGAATGTGGGAGACTACATCAAGTCCGTGAACGGCATCAACCTGTCCAAGCTCCGCCACGATGAGATCATCAGCCTGCTGAAGAACATAGGAGAGCGTGTGGTTCTGGAAGTGGATTACGAACTACCTCCTTTTG TCCAGAACACTCCCACAAGTGTTATAGCTAAGACTATAGAGGTATGCCTATACAAGGAGGGCAACAGCTTTGGATTCGTCATGAGAG gAGGGTTCCATGAAGACTGGCACAGGTCTCGTCCTCTGGTAGTGACCTACGTACGGCCCGGGGGTCCAGCTGATAG AGAGGGCACACTGAAGGCTGGTGACCGTGTGCTGAGCATAGGCGGGATGTCCTTAAACCGAGAGAAGCATGCTGACGCTCTGACTATGCTGATGCAGTGTAGCCAGGAAGCCCTGTTCCTGATTGAGTATGATGTCTCCCTCATGG AGTCAGTGCAACAGGCCTCTGGCCCCCTACTGGTGGAGATTGTGAACTGTCCTGCAGCCAGACTGGGTGTCAGCCTAGCTACTGCTGTGTACAAGAACAAACAGGTCATCGTCATCGACAAGATCAAACAAGCCAGTGTGGTGGAAAG GTGTGGAGCATTGCATATAGGTGATCTCATCCTGTCTATAGACGGGACCAGCACTGAGCACTGTTCAGTGATGGAGGCCACACAGCTATTGGCCCAAACCTCTGACATTGTCAAATTGGAGATCCTTCCAGCCAATCAGAGCAGACTTCCCGTGAGACCCCAAGACACAG TGAAAGTACAGAAAAGCAACCTTCACCACTGGGAGCCCACTGCCAACTACAGCCACACCCAACACTGCAAGACATGGAGCAGTCCCAGCCACCAGCTCACCCAGCAGGACCACTGCAAAT CTCTGGTGTGTGGTGGCTTCTCCCCTTCCTCTACAGCCACCTCAGGGTACAGCAGCAGTCAGGGCAGCAGCACCCTGCCCTGCCCCATCCCCCCCGTCGCCCCCACAAGCCCCCACAGCACTACACACAAGAGATGCCAGCGGAGTAAGGAGCACAAGAGCTCAC TGTCCCTATCATCCAGCTCAGTGGGCCCTGGGGGTCAGGTTGTTCACGTGGAGACCAGCGAGGTCGTCCTGAGGGGGGATCCACTCCTAGGGTTTGGGGTTCAGCTGCAGGGGGGTGTCTATTCCACAGAGACCCTGTCCGCTCCCCCAGTCATCCGCTTCATCGAGCCCGACAGCCCTGCCGAAAG ATGTGGACTTCTGCAGGTGGGGGACAGACTCCTGTTAATCAACAGAATCCCTACAGAGAACGGAACACTGGAGGAAGCCAATCAACTACTGCGAAATGCAGCTTTGGCCAATAAGGTCACTCTGGAGGTCGAGTTTGATGTAGCAG AATCAGTGGTTCCAAGTAGTGGCACGTTCCATGTGAAACTGCCCAAGAGGAGGGGAGTAGAACTTGGCATCACAATCAGTG CAAGCAAGAGACCCGAAAAAGCTCTCATCATCTCTGACATCCGAAAAGGAAGCATAGCCCACAG GACAGGCACGTTGGAGCCAGGGGACAGGCTGCTGGCCATCGACAACGTGCGTCTGGAGAACTGCACCATGGAGGACGCCATGCACGTGCTGCAGCAGGCAGAGGACATGGTCAAGCTCCGGATCCAGAAGGACGAGGATAACGCTG atgAGCTAGAGATGTCTGGTTCCATTATCTACACAGTGGAGCTGAAGCGTTACAGCGGCCCGCTGGGTATTACCATCTCAGGCACAGAGGAGCCTTTTGACCCTATTGTCATCTCAGGCCTCACCAAGAAGGGCCTGGCTGAACG GACTGGTGCCATCCATATAGGGGACCGTGTCCTGGCCATCAACTGTGTGAGTCTGAAGGGGAAACCCCTGAGTGAGGCCATCCATCTACTCCAAATGGCCGGAGAGACTGTCACCCTTAAGATCAAGAAACGCCAAGACG AATCGGATGGGCAGCAGATGTCGGAGCAGGCAGGATTCCTGAGCGACACAGACGATGAGCTGACTGACTCCCAGAAGACCAGTAAACACTCAGGGGTGTACTCTGCCACCGGGCCCAGCGTGTACTCTGCCGTGAGCTCCTGGGACGGTTCCGGCATCGACACTGGCTACGGCAGCCAAG GAACGTATCTCCACAGAGCTGCAGATTTGACCTTCCAGCCTAATGAGTGGAGACGCACCAAACCGACCCGGACTCACCTCACCTCCACTGGCCTTACCGCCCTTACCCACCACTCCCACCTCTACGATGGGAGATACGATGAGGATGACTGGGATACGGCTGCTGG ATACGCCAGCCCCCCTCGTTGCCATGGCACCCTGAACCAGGAGAACACATTCTGGTCCCAGGCCCTGCAGGACCTAGAGACCTGCGGCCAATCAGAGATACTTAGGGACCTGGAG GCGTCCATGACAGGCAGCACTCTTAGCCTGTATCTGGCGTCCCAGGAAGACTCAGTGCTACAGAGCACAATCAGTCCTGTGAAGAGGGGTCCCATCCATGACGAGCCCAAAACCAAAGGCAACCTGCAGAGGTCCAACAGGACCAGGGACACACCccccagagggagaggagagacccagGAGACAGCCCTGGAACTACTGAAG GTGACCCTGAGGAAGGACGCAGACCGTGGAGACTTTGGCTTCAGTGTGTCAGATGGCTTCCTGGACAAAGGCATCTACGTCAGCATGATCCGACCAGATGGTCCTGCCGACCAGGCCGGGTTGAAACCCTATGACCGCATTCTGCAG GTGAACAGAGCGAGGGCCAGAGACTTTGACTGCTGCCTGGCTGTTTCTCTCATCACTGAAGCAGGAGACAGCTTGGACCTGGTCATCAGCAGAAACTCCCTGGCACAGGCAGATAATGGGCCACCTCAGGACTGCGAGGACCCTTCTGACTCCCTGTTCAGCTTCCTACATTATAGGACCAATAGTATCGCCCTGTGA